GTTAGAGTTAGTGGTTATAATTGGTTGTTATCCGTAgttgttagttagttagttttgTTACACGTGAGTTAAAATTTGTTAGTTGGCCATGAACGCCATATAAAATGTATATGTATTCATTGGAATATGAAATCTTACATTGACTCAATACAAAGCAATTCAATATCTctcattttattataattttttttctcggGTTGGTTCAATGTGCTTAATTGCTGTGTGCTATGAAGCAGGTTTGTCGGAATGCTGAGACAGGTGAGAGTAAAGGAAGTGCTTATGTAACTATGGGATCTTATAATGCTGCTAAAAATGCAATTGATGCATTGGATGGATTGGTTAGTGACTGTGAAATTTgatcaatgtgttttttttttttaagattggaatttgatttgaaactttgttttttttattcgAATTGAAGGATGTTGGTGGACGTGAAGTGCGGGTTAAATTTTCAATTCAGATGAATACTAAGAAGAAGAATTCAGAGACGTTGAATCCATCTCCGTGGAGAACTATATACTATGAAGGTCCTTATAAGGTGTATATTGGGAATCTTGCTAGGTCTACTACACCTGAAGATTTGAGAAATCTCTTTGGTAAATTTGGAAATGTGGCTAGTGCGAGGGTGTTGCACGATTTTAAACAGGGGAAAAACCGAGTCTACGCCTTTGTATCTTATCTTACTCAGACAGAACGTGACGCCTCGTTGTCACTCAATGGAACTGTAAGATATGCTTTCGCCACTTTTTATCGTTTTGCTGCATAGTTCACTTGTTTGTATCTGATGTTTTGTCTTGTTTTTGCAGGAATTTGATAGTCGAAGTCTAGTGGTTAGAGAAGGCGTGGAGAAGACAGTGACGTAATAATTGGAGCTTTCAAATTCTGCTTAGAAAATATTGCAATTGGGTGTCTGGGATGGAAGAAGGTCTCTGTTCTGCTATATACAAACGATATTGGCGCGAGAACTTTCTGAAACTACAAAATATCAGTTGTAAGTGGAAGTGGTCTAGTGTAATTCTTCCATCAAAATCTGAGTTTTCATTCTTATATCTTTGTTGCAATGTCTGTGGAAAATGATTTTCCTTGTGACAAAGTATTGGTCAAGAACAAGCACTGTCACAGGCTGATAAATGAACTTCTATTCCTTTACATGTAGATACTTAATCTGTTATGAAGTGAGCAAGTATGACAGGAGATAGAATTCTGATTAATGTTCAATTAGTTTAACCGATTAAAAATACTGTTGAAcagtttattaaataaatattatgtaGCTAAACTTCATTGATAAGTTATATATAGTTATAGGTTCACAACTTAAATATTGAAAAAACACCCATTACACAAGAACAATTTGAATGAAACcaacaaaaaatttatataaaataagataaaaacaattctaACCAAAATTAAACATCGCAAATTCGAACTCACACGCCTACTTCTTCTGATATCTTTGTAGAACTGACTCACACGCCTACTTCTAATATCTTTGTACAGCTGAGTTAGCTTAATGGGACAAATTAAACAATGGGACAAATTAAACATATATCTAAAATAATCTAAAATAACCG
The Vicia villosa cultivar HV-30 ecotype Madison, WI linkage group LG6, Vvil1.0, whole genome shotgun sequence genome window above contains:
- the LOC131610782 gene encoding small ribosomal subunit protein cS22 produces the protein MATNATTLSLSFATTSSSSSLPSYKPLFSKRSVSFSTVPYLVVSHSSKPRVSTPFALAAVVNDQTAIVDGEQKPRKLGNPTPVYVCNLPRSCDNQQLIQIFTPHGTVLSAEVCRNAETGESKGSAYVTMGSYNAAKNAIDALDGLDVGGREVRVKFSIQMNTKKKNSETLNPSPWRTIYYEGPYKVYIGNLARSTTPEDLRNLFGKFGNVASARVLHDFKQGKNRVYAFVSYLTQTERDASLSLNGTEFDSRSLVVREGVEKTVT